A part of Aegilops tauschii subsp. strangulata cultivar AL8/78 chromosome 2, Aet v6.0, whole genome shotgun sequence genomic DNA contains:
- the LOC141041009 gene encoding uncharacterized protein: MAFADEYQGVEAHGNTKLHVIHTNGNKQVATTLAQYERHLSLQRHKIVGIDLEYNNEPEATQKPALCQLSIGKKHPVLLFQLSAAERCTVFDNFLADPRYTFAGFSIDSDKKRLERVNLEVANFVDIQKEWRVPEATKELEFLGDVSGMLIDDYYNNMKKKITDDEHKRWATLPLSMWHIEYAAKDAYAAYEIWNRITLTQDGLRRAKLEKEEPPKKRARSSRGWGDADW; the protein is encoded by the coding sequence ATGGCGTTCGCCGACGAGTACCAGGGCGTGGAGGCCCACGGCAACACCAAGTTGCACGTCATCCACACCAACGGCAACAAGCAGGTGGCGACCACCCTCGCGCAGTACGAGCGCCACCTCAGCCTCCAGCGCCACAAGATCGTCGGGATTGATCTCGAGTACAACAACGAGCCTGAAGCGACGCAGAAACCCGCCCTCTGCCAACTCTCCATCGGCAAGAAACACCCGGTGCTGCTCTTCCAACTGAGCGCCGCTGAAAGGTGCACCGTCTTCGACAACTTCCTCGCCGACCCCAGGTACACCTTTGCAGGCTTCTCCATCGACAGCGACAAAAAAAGGCTAGAGCGCGTCAATCTGGAGGTCGCCAACTTCGTCGACATCCAGAAGGAGTGGAGGGTGCCCGAGGCAACCAAGGAGTTGGAATTCCTTGGAGACGTCTCCGGCATGCTCATCGACGACTACTACaacaacatgaagaagaagatcacCGATGACGAGCACAAGCGCTGGGCCACCCTGCCTCTCTCCATGTGGCACATCGAGTACGCGGCAAAGGACGCCTACGCAGCGTACGAGATATGGAACCGCATCACCCTCACCCAGGACGGGCTTCGCCGTGCAAAGCTGGAGAAGGAGGAGCCCCCCAAGAAGCGCGCCAGGAGCAGCCGGGGATGGGGAGACGCTGActggtga
- the LOC141041010 gene encoding uncharacterized protein: protein MDAPLYKQRHRYTRELHDVDHHGNHKLHVVCTSKGEDVDKMLSMLRRKLGGMPVKLVGVDVEYTHYVKPQRAAVLQICVEKECLVYHISAAKDRPMELDKLLMNGEYTFVGFAIEGDKSKLKLSGLEINSDNYIDIQVEWRDPYNKKKFDSLADVAGRMIDIHYNDMKKKINRKEDHTLWGFCSLPEKLIKYAAIDAFTTYESWRIIYDVIMGLDRAKRDKEAKQKKNKAVIQYNN, encoded by the exons ATGGATGCACCTCTTTACAAGCAGCGCCACAGGTACACCAGGGAGCTCCACGACGTCGACCACCACGGCAACCACAAGCTCCACGTCGTTTGCACTAGCAAGGGTGAAGACGTGGACAAGATGTTGTCCATGCTCAGGAGGAAGCTCGGCGGAATGCCCGTCAAACTAGTCGGCGTTGATGTCGAGTACACGCACTACGTGAAGCCACAGCGGGCAGCAGTGCTCCAGATATGCGTAGAAAAAGAATGCCTTGTCTACCACATCTCTGCAGCTAAAGACAG GCCAATGGAACTAGACAAATTACTCATGAATGGTGAGTACACCTTCGTTGGATTCGCCATTGAAGGAGACAAAAGCAAGCTGAAGCTATCTGGTTTGGAGATCAACTCCGACAACTACATTGATATTCAGGTGGAATGGAGAGACCCATACAATAAAAAGAAGTTTGACTCTTTGGCTGATGTTGCCGGCAGGATGATAGACATTCACTACAATgacatgaagaaaaaaattaacCGCAAGGAGGACCATACTCTGTGGGGATTCTGCTCACTACCAGAAAAGCTTATCAAGTATGCAGCAATAGATGCATTCACAACATATGAGTCATGGAGAATCATCTACGATGTCATCATGGGACTGGACAGGGCAAaaagagacaaagaagcaaagcagaagaagaacaaggctgtaATCCAATACAACAACTAG
- the LOC120964648 gene encoding uncharacterized protein gives MAFADEYKDMEAHGNTKLHVIHTNDKKQVVITLAEYERHLSLQRHKIVVIDLEYNNEPEATQKPALCQLSIGKKHPVLLFQLSTAERCTVFDNFLADPRYTFAGFSIDSDKKG, from the coding sequence ATGGCGTTCGCCGACGAGTACAAGGACATGGAGGCCCACGGCAACACCAAGTTGCacgtcatacacaccaacgacaAGAAGCAGGTGGTGATCACCCTCGCGGAGTACGAGCGCCACCTCAGCCTCCAGCGCCACAAGATCGTCGTCATTGATCTCGAGTACAACAACGAGCCTGAAGCGACGCAGAAACCCGCCCTCTGCCAACTCTCCATCGGCAAGAAACACCCGGTGCTGCTCTTCCAACTGAGCACCGCTGAAAGGTGCACCGTCTTCGACAACTTCCTCGCCGACCCCAGGTACACCTTTGCAGGCTTCTCCATCGACAGCGACAAAAAAGGCTAG